AGAGAACAGAATACTGCCATTAGTGTTAATCTTGGTTAGGAATACCTGCCACTGCCCATCATATCTACCATCAGTCCAGACAATGTAAAAGTTTCCATTGTAGTATGCGTAGTCACCCCACTGATTGTTCCAGTTTACCCATCCATGCACGTCAGGATAACCAATCTCAGCAACTCCATTGATTATCGTCATCGTTGTTCTTTGAATATTTGCAGTGTTGTCAAACTCTTCAGTGAATATCAAAGAAGCGTAGGAAGAGTAACTACCAAAAAGCACCAACAATATTGTCAAAAGAACTATCCCAAATCTTTTCATTACAACCCCCAGTAGCACCTAGATAATATTCCTATCTTCCTGCACAAGCGTTATAACTGAAAATGAAAGATTTCAAAGATTAGAAAATCCTAACTAAAAACTTTGTAACAAATTTCGTGCCAAAACTGTACCAAACTTTAGAAGTCTCTGAAAAAACTACTAACTCTAACTCTCTCAGGGAAAAATACTATCTAGAGTACACTAAAGGTTGTGAAAAATTTTTACACTGATTTTGCAAAGATTTCACACTTGTTTCAGTAAGTTACTTCTTTTTCCTCTATTTCCTCTTCCTTCAGGAGTATGCCTAGTTCATCAAGTTGTTTTTTTTCTATTTGTGAAGGTGCACCGCTTAACAGACACAGAGCTTTCTGAGTTTTTGGAAAGGCTATTACATCTCTTATGCTATCTGCTTTCTGTAGAAGAGCAACAAACCTATCAAGTCCTATTGCTAATCCTCCATGTGGTGGAGCACCATACCTAAAAGCCTCCAACAAAAACCCGAACTTTTCTTCCGCTTCGCTTTCACTAAGACCAATCAGTTTAAATATTTTTCTCTGCAACTCTTGGTTGTGTATTCTTATACTACCCCCTCCCACCTCAGTGCCGTTAAGGATAATATCATAACTCTGGGCTCTGACTTTAAGTGGCTCCGAATCAAGTAAATCTATGTCTTCATAAACTGGTGCGGTAAAAGGATGATGCAAAGGATCTAGTCTTGCTTCTTCCTCATTCCACTCAAAAAGCGGAAAGTTCACAACCCAACAGAATTTAAGGCTATCGCTGTCCATAAGTTTGAGTTTCTCAGCTATCCTCAGTCTTATCTGTCCTAACGTTGTGGTAGCAATATCCCACCTATCTGCAACAATAAGAAGCAGGGATCCTTCCTTAGCGTTAACTTTTCTTATGATCTCCTTTCTGACTTCTTCGCTAAAGAATTTGGTAATGTTAGATTCTAAGTCTCCCCCTCTGACCCTAAACCAAGCTACCCCCTTAGCACCAAATTCTGTAACCCATTCTTTCAAGAAATCTATCTCACTTCTAGGGATCTCGTCCCCCCTATCAACAACTATACACTTTATTACACCACCGCTCTCAATAGCATCCTTAAAGACTCTAAACTCTGTTCTACTAGCTATATCAGTAATGTCAATAAGTTCCATTCCAAACCTGAGATCTGGTTTGTCGGAACCAAACCTATTCATCGCTTCTTCGTAAGAAAACACAGGAAACTTATCTCTGATTTCAATCCCATAAACCTTCAAGATTACCTCTTTTATCATCTCTTCAACTGTGCTCATAACGGAGTTCATGTCAACAAATGACATCTCAAGATCAATTTGAGTAAACTCAGGTTGCCTATCGGACCTAAGATCCTCGTCTCTGAAACACCTAGCTATCTGATAGTATCTGTCAAAACCTGATACCATGAGTATTTGTTTAAATATCTGTGGTGACTGAGGTAAGGCGTAAAACTTTCCTTTGTTTAGCCTACTCGGAACCACAAAATCTCTTGCTCCCTCCGGAGTTGATTTTATCAACATCGGAGTCTCTATCTCTAGAAAATTGCTTCTATTTAGGTATTCCCTAACAGCTTGAGTTATCTGGTGTCTCTTTATAATGTTACTTTTCATCGTTTCAGATCTTAGGTCAAGATACCTATATCTAAGCCTCTTGTCTTCGGAGACAATCTTAGCGCTTTCAAAAGGAATAGGTGGTGTTTCAGAAGTATTTAAGATCTCGAAGTCAGTGACTATGATCTCAACTTTACCAGTTTTGATGTTAGGATTAATACTCTCCTCTGGGCGTTTTTTGACAACTCCCCTGACTGCCAAAACATATTCGTCTCTGATTGCTTCAGCTTTTCTGTGAGCTTCTTTATTTACCTCAGGGTTGAATACAACCTGAACAACACCCCTGATGTCTCTTAGGTCAACGAATATCACTCCTCCATGATCCCTTACACTCTTAACCCACCCATTTACTACAACTTCTTTATCAAGGTATTTTTCGGTAATTTCACCACAGTAGTCTGTTCTTAACCACTTCTTATCCATAAAACCGTCCTCTCCAAATCTTCTACAAAGCAGAGGTAATTATAATCAATTAACCAGAGGAATTTAAACTAACAAAAATCTAAAATCCGCAACTGAGTACGGTTCTACCTTTCTTTTCTCAACAAAAGCCGAGAAGCCTAGCATAAATTAACCTTTACAAACTTAGTAGAGACTGGTTAGGATGCAAAAGTGAGTGAAAGTAAGTGTAGGTGGTTCTAAGGAATACTTCATATTAAGCTTCTCAATTTTTGCAAAGTTAAAACTATGGTAGTGTTACGATAACACTATTCCCAGCTTGGTCTACTTTGATCTTCTCATACTCTGGATAGGTTTCTGCAATCTCGGCTAGATCGTCAAGAAACTCTTCAACTCCCCCGCCGTAGAGAATTTCAAACACTGCAAGATTTCCTGAAACTAATTTTCTTCTAACTTCCTGGGAACCGGGTAAGGTTGAGAGGAATGAGGAGAAGTCTTTTACTGCTTTGAGATCTTTAACTCCTATAGCTTTCACTTCTATTTTTTCCCCTTTCATCAAGTATTTCTCACATTTGGGAAGCAGATCTTTTAGTGTGGATTTGGCTATATAGGTCAGTATTATCTTTTTTGCTTTACCTTCGTCTGAGGCATTGTTAACTAGTCTCTCTCCTTTTTGTGAAGACCCAAGTCCTCTGGCTGTTGCGGAATCGTAAACTTTCATATTTGCTATTCCTTCAACTAAGATCCATCCTTTTCTAGAATAAGGTTGTGTCTTCATATCAATATCTACTTCAATGTATATTGGAGCTTTGATTTCGTTTGCGAGCATTTGAGCTAAACTCATAGCCTCTCCCCTCTTTTCCTCATACACTGCTACAAACTTCTTGCTAAGTTCTAAGCTTCTTTTATATTCAACATACTCAATACCTAGCTCGGACAGATAGGAATTCACAGTGTCTACTAAAAATCTTAGATCTTCATCCTTTTCCATAGTAGTATACTCTGATGGAGATGGAAAAACCAGTATCGTTTTACCCTTTAGAGGAGAATTCTTGGATAGCTCAAGCTTTATATCCTCGTCTTTCGCAACGTGGGCGTTGACAGCTAGATGAGATAGTATCAATATAACCAGGAGTAGGTTTTTTTTCATATGGTTCCCCACTTGTGTCTATAATATAATATAATTCTGTCTTGCTCCTTTCAAAATCAGTTTCAGCTTCAGCTTAATAAATTCCCATTTCCATTGAGCGAGTAGATAGGACTTAGCTTTTTGTTTATCTACCTATTTGCCTCTAGGTAACGTTCGTCAGTTACAAAAC
This portion of the Brevinematia bacterium genome encodes:
- the aspS gene encoding aspartate--tRNA ligase, with the protein product MDKKWLRTDYCGEITEKYLDKEVVVNGWVKSVRDHGGVIFVDLRDIRGVVQVVFNPEVNKEAHRKAEAIRDEYVLAVRGVVKKRPEESINPNIKTGKVEIIVTDFEILNTSETPPIPFESAKIVSEDKRLRYRYLDLRSETMKSNIIKRHQITQAVREYLNRSNFLEIETPMLIKSTPEGARDFVVPSRLNKGKFYALPQSPQIFKQILMVSGFDRYYQIARCFRDEDLRSDRQPEFTQIDLEMSFVDMNSVMSTVEEMIKEVILKVYGIEIRDKFPVFSYEEAMNRFGSDKPDLRFGMELIDITDIASRTEFRVFKDAIESGGVIKCIVVDRGDEIPRSEIDFLKEWVTEFGAKGVAWFRVRGGDLESNITKFFSEEVRKEIIRKVNAKEGSLLLIVADRWDIATTTLGQIRLRIAEKLKLMDSDSLKFCWVVNFPLFEWNEEEARLDPLHHPFTAPVYEDIDLLDSEPLKVRAQSYDIILNGTEVGGGSIRIHNQELQRKIFKLIGLSESEAEEKFGFLLEAFRYGAPPHGGLAIGLDRFVALLQKADSIRDVIAFPKTQKALCLLSGAPSQIEKKQLDELGILLKEEEIEEKEVTY